In the Arachis hypogaea cultivar Tifrunner chromosome 20, arahy.Tifrunner.gnm2.J5K5, whole genome shotgun sequence genome, cAGTTTCATTCTTCAACTCTAAAACCTCCATTGATGATTGACCTAAAACTCATCAATTTCAGAATTCAGTGCCATCTTTCAAACTTCACGGATGAACCACAACTGAGTTCAACTTCTCATTGTTGCATCATGAAGAGGCTCTTCTGCTGATTTGGTATGTGGATTTTTTTCATCGAAGCTTTTTTTGTtgcaaattgttctttattttgtgGTTACTGAAATATATAATGCAACAATTCAGAAGGTCTGTGACTACCATGGACTTTGTTATTTTGTGCAGGCGAGCCAGGAAACAGTTCAGAAGGTCCTTGACATAGTCAAGAAGCAATTGGCACTGCCAGAGGGTTCAAGTGTAACTGGAGAGTCCAAGTTTGCTGCCCTTGCAGCTGATTCTCTTTACACAGTACTTTCACATTTTCTTAAACTTCATCTCTGGATTTATAATAATCGCCATTCTTGATTGTATCTTTCATCTATGCATGTCtttgttgaaaattttatatgttaTCAGTCCTTTTCATGGTACTCTCTCATTATGGAGGGATGAGAGATTCTTTAAAATGGGTAACCAGTGATGGATTGATTGAGAATAAGAGGGGTTTTTGAGTTCTTTAAAATGAGTGAAGACAGCTTGTTCAAAACAGCATCAACAAAGGAAGAGAGATAAGCTCTACCCCCAAGTTTTGCAGCCATGATTGAGACTCAAGTTCAGGAGATGATGAGATCagagcaaagaaaagaaagaaagaaaagtttaggattaatatattttataacataAGCAATAAGCAATACAATCAACAATTCAGCCCCTCGTAAAAAATTATGTGATTCCTTTTGTCTTTTTTAATTTCTGCTTCATTCTATAAGGTTTCAATTTGAGATTGGCAATCTTGAaataatacaacaacaacaaagccttgtcccactaagtggggtcggctacatgaatcaaacgacgtcattgtgctctgtcatgtatcatgtctacagagagaccgtttacatgtaggtctcgtttgaccacctcatggatggtcttcttaggtcttcctttgcctttcgccctttgttcatcttccatctcatccaccctcctaactggatgttctatcgattttcttctcacatgtccaaaccacctgagacgcgattcaacaaTCTTTTCCACAATCACAATTGGTGCAACTCCAActttctcccttatatcttcattccttattttatccaatcgcgtatgaccactcatccatatcaacattttcatctctgccacactcaacttatgttcgtgctcccctttagccgcccaacactccgtaccatacagcatagccggtcttatagcggtgcgatagaatttacctttaagttttaaaggcacttttttgtcgcatataaaaccagatgcactccgccattttgaccaacctgcttggatcctatgatttacatcctgttcaatctctccattgtcctgtatgatgcacccaagatacttaaaacttttaacttttcgtagggtgttttctccaatcttcacctctatattggggtttttccttctcagactgaacttacattccatatattccgtcttgctacggcttatgcgcagaccatacacttctaaagcttctctccataactccaacttcttatttaggtcttcccttgactctcccataaggacgatatcatcggcaaaaagcatgcaccatggcacaggctcttggatgtgctctgtgagtacttccaagactaatgtgaaaaggtatggacttaaggatgatccctggtgtaatcctataccaataggaaattcctctgtcacaccaccttgagtcttcacattagttgtggccccatcatacatatctttaattgcccgaatatatgcgatccttactttCCTCTTTTCTAAGACCTTCCATAAGACATCCCTTGGTACTCTATCGtatgctttttccaaatcaataaacaccatatgtagatcccttttattactacgatacctctccatcatccttcttaataggtatatcgcttcttAATAGGCAATCTTGAAATAATAATaaggaattttttatttcaaagatTTATCATTTTATTGGTCATGAAAAATAATCATAATGTAATATATTAGAACAGTTTAATGTAGATATAATATTAATGATTGACTTATAGAATAAACTAAAAATGTGCTATGTGgcaattattttaattagttaggagaagtactttaatttttttatccattaaaattaatataatgtataaaaaatattaaatcagTTATTCAATTGCTGTTAGTTATGGTGTTAGAAGATCAAGATATTTTATGCAGATCCTTGTCCAGAGATGTTTATGTAAAATGagtcattttttgttttttcaggATTGAATTTTTGCAATTGAATATGGCCAATGTGCTTTTGGAGAAAGGGAGGATCAACACAGTGCACGTGCTTTTGGAGAAAGGGATTGATTTGAATGCAGAGGATGAAGAAGGGTATGCTAATATCATGCACAAATACATGAAAAATTCATAGAGAAGCTTTTGTGCTGATGTGGCTGAGGTTTTGGTGGAGAAAGGTGCTGATGTTGAAGCCAGGAGTAAGAAGGGTATCACTGCTTTTGTGCTAATGTGGTTTGTCCATAAGAGTGAACTCGTTTCATTGCCCTTTTTGTACTTCATCTCCTAACTTGATAGTACATCAAACACAATCTTGGTTTGCTGAAGATAGATATTTTGGATCTAAACTTTGCTGTTCAATCAGGCTTTTTTTCACAATTTAGTTCCACTTCTCTATTTCAGGTTCAATCTTTCTTTCCAAGATAAATACCTTTATTTAAAGCATCCTTCTCTTGAGATTGAAGATTTTTGTTCATTCCTGATAATAGAGATTGAAGATTTTTCCCTTAATGATTTGTCGATACCATGCATTCAAAAGATGAGGCattggtttatttcatgttagaTTGTTATCTAGTAACTCATATTTTTGGATATGCTTATATAATCATTGATGTGTTCTGGTGCAGGTCAATTCTGTCGGTGCTAAGGTGTTAGAATTTATAGCTCATTTTGGAAAGCCTACTGCACCGCTTCCTGCAGCTATTGTTGGTTGTGTTCCAACAAAAGCAGGCGAAACAGAATTCAAGATTTCTCCAACTGAAATTACAGATGCTATGAAAGCAGGATTGGATCAGCCTATAATGCCAGAGCCTGAGGTATTCAACCCCTCTTCAAATCGACTTCTTGACTTGTTAGTTTATTCTGATTTCACACTTGGTAGTATTTGATTTTCCCCAACTGACTTGTAACTAGTCTACGGTACTGCGTATTTGATATTTGGTTATGCTCAATGTGGTTATGTCACAATAATAGCTTTAACCTAAGAGTGGTGGCTTTATCATAACTTTTTGCATTCCGTATATATTTCTATTTTGACATGACTCACAAGAAAGCTGCATGTGTCCTCGTTAAACAAGCAATTTTATCCTTTGTTATTCTCATCTATCTTGTTGCTTCTTGCGACTCTTGGTAAGTTTGTTAACGTTttctttaactaattattttgattCTTTCTTTTGAACTTTGTTGCCAAGGTACAAGGGCTCTAGGACGATGATAGACCATTATTGTTAGCATCTTGGATTTTTTTCATGTTTAACATTTGATTTGGAAGATATCGTGATTATATTTCTCTTTctgattattttgaatttaaatttaaaaggttttatcaatgatctgaTAAAAATGTAGAAatttcccattattttatcaatCCTTCTTCAGGTATATATAAAAAGGATAATTTTGACATAATAGATGGTGAAAAGTAGATATGTGTGAACTTCTCAGTATGCTAACTATATTTtggaaattaaatttgaataatgaaTACATCTAACATTTAATAGCAGCTTGCCTGTGTTTTTCCTGCTCATCTCAGTTGTTCATTTCTGTGTTTTTCAATGTTGATATAAGATTGTTGCTTTATTCGTACAAAGTGACACCATgctttggttaaataaccaggatgaagaacatgaaaacaaaggaaaagatGAGAGCTGTGATGTGAAGCTGCTGAAAGCGGTGCATCTGAAAGGGAAGATGCAACTcacttttataatatattttgaatgaaaattaagaaatataaaCTACGTTAATACCGACTCACTCTTAatcaaaattagtttttacaaatGCTAATTCAAACAcacacttagacttatttttgctgtttgatttttctctttctcttcatagattttgatttttttaattaaaataaatcagaGGAGAAGGTTGAGAGAGATTGGGAAGCTGATAAGAGAAGTGAGGAAAGAAAGGTAACCTTGTTCTCAAagatgattttaatattttaaaatatttaaaataaattaatttttaaatattttaatgtctttgttatttatataaagcattaaatattttgtattaataaattaataacatttttttaaaattcatttaaaatataaagataaaaaacaTAATTAGATACACAGATACCTAATCATTTAAGAAATAAAGTAACTAAAAGTTTAAATGAAGTTAGAATAATATTAAGACTGAGAACATATGaataaatatttatagaattaatttttaaagttaataattttctaaaaatgagTAATCTCAATTCTCAACAAGAAAGTATCTCCAACTTTAATTTCCTAATAattcaatcaaataataaaataatgaagaGTTATATTCTATCTAAAATGAAGAGTTGTGATGAAGCTATCCTTCATAGTCTATGAAATTTATACTTTTCATCATATTAATCGTCTCTAAATCCAACTTTGTAATCCAATTTACTCGTTCGGAGGTATCAGAACCTGGTCAAAAATTGCCATATTCAGCAAACATAACGTTAtcctgtaaaaaaaatttaatattttatacgaTCGTccaataaaaaaatgtatttacaTAACTATTTAACACAAAACTgtaattcttaaaatattatcaaCTAAGTCTCATTGACATTGTTGCtttgaatttaaaatgaattaataatGTTGTTAATAAGATTATTAGCATAGGGATAGAATCTTGCTCATGTTGAGAGTAATTCCATGGTTTTTAATTAGCGGGTTGAATAATGTTGGTCATGTTTGTGTTGTAGAAAAGAACTTTAGCATAATATTTCCAAGGTTTTCCCAAAGAAGTAGAATCATTTCCAAAGACATTGCAATTCTTGAACACAAATTCATTTGAATCTATCGAATTTGTTCTCTCTTGTGCTGTTATATATCTTACAAATCTTTTTCCTAATGCCCTTCCAATCACATTTATATTATATCTCTGTTATTACCAACACAACAATAATACATTTTAATTAATCATCAATTCTcattcaatctttttttttttgtgaaatttatgATACTTGTAGTTATAATAATTACCATGGTTAAACAATTTTAACATTACTTAAAaactattattaaaattaaattcatatataaatttttatatga is a window encoding:
- the LOC112782715 gene encoding stromal processing peptidase, chloroplastic-like; amino-acid sequence: MWLRFWWRKVLMLKPGVRRVNSVGAKVLEFIAHFGKPTAPLPAAIVGCVPTKAGETEFKISPTEITDAMKAGLDQPIMPEPEDEEHENKGKDESCDVKLLKAVHLKGKMQLTFIIYFE